In the Quercus lobata isolate SW786 chromosome 5, ValleyOak3.0 Primary Assembly, whole genome shotgun sequence genome, one interval contains:
- the LOC115991819 gene encoding protein SRG1-like: MAGVSIPTADVLLSRRVQEMVLKGEEPPPLYICRDDDTEDVSSALSSIPVIDLSLLSSSATIFEQEEELQKLKSALCSWGCFQAIGHGISTSFLDEIRQVTRDFFQQPMEEKNKIAKGVKDFEGYGADPVPEEGQSLDWSDRLFVDVYPEDTRKSKFWPESPAAFRDVLEEYTVNMKTFTEIVSKAMAKSLSLEENCFLNQFGERGLLQARFNYYSCCERPDLILGLKPHADGSGYTIILQDDVEGLQVHKDGKWFTVPTISHALLVLMGDQMEIITNGMFKSPVHRVLTNSERERISVAMFYTPEPKKEIGPEEGLVNQERPKLFKKVKGYADTHWEYYQRGVRALHVAKV, encoded by the exons ATGGCCGGAGTTTCCATTCCAACCGCGGATGTATTGCTATCAAGGCGTGTCCAGGAAATGGTTCTCAAAGGTGAAGAGCCACCACCACTCTATATTTGCAGAGACGATGATACTGAAGATGTTTCTTCTGCCTTATCTTCAATCCCTGTCATCGACCTCAGTCTCCTCTCATCTTCGGCAACAATCtttgaacaagaagaagaacTACAGAAACTTAAATCAGCACTGTGTTCATGGGGCTGCTTTCAG GCAATAGGACATGGCATTTCAACTTCGTTTCTAGACGAGATACGTCAAGTAACAAGGGATTTCTTCCAGCAGCCAATGGAAGAGAAGAATAAGATTGCTAAAGGAGTTAAAGACTTTGAAGGGTACGGAGCTGATCCTGTCCCAGAAGAAGGTCAGTCTCTTGACTGGTCCGATCGCTTGTTTGTTGATGTGTACCCAGAAGATACAAGGAAGAGCAAATTTTGGCCAGAAAGCCCAGCAGCCTTCAG AGATGTTCTAGAAGAATACACAGTCAACATGAAGACATTCACAGAGATTGTTTCCAAAGCCATGGCAAAATCATTGAGTTTAGAAGAAAATTGCTTCCTGAATCAGTTTGGTGAAAGAGGACTTCTGCAAGCACGTTTCAACTACTACTCATGTTGTGAAAGGCCTGATCTTATTTTAGGCCTAAAGCCCCATGCAGATGGATCAGGATACACCATCATTTTGCAAGATGATGTAGAAGGCCTTCAAGTCCACAAAGATGGGAAGTGGTTTACCGTTCCGACAATCTCTCATGCTCTCCTTGTCCTCATGGGTGATCAAATGGAG ATAATTACTAATGGAATGTTCAAGAGCCCTGTACATAGGGTACTGACCAACTCTGAGAGGGAGAGGATTTCTGTGGCTATGTTCTATACGCCTGAACCGAAAAAAGAGATTGGACCTGAAGAAGGATTGGTCAACCAGGAAAGGCCAAAGTTATTCAAGAAGGTGAAAGGCTATGCTGATACACACTGGGAATATTACCAGCGAGGAGTGAGAGCTCTTCATGTCGCAAAAGTCTAG